Part of the Alphaproteobacteria bacterium genome, TTTGCTACCTATATACTACCTGGACGCTGTAGGGGGTAAATCAAAAACCTTGCAAGTTTAAGGATAATTGGTGGGCCCTGTTGGATTCGAACCAACGACCCTCTGATTAAAAGTCAGTAGGACTACTCATATCATTCGTTCTCATAAATTATATAATTATTTGAAAAAATTACGTTTTTTAAAAATTTTTCATTTTCCTAATTAACATATAATCGCTTCGAATCAATTCCTATTGCTTCCGGATTGCTTCCGGAATTATAATTTATTATGACAATCGATAAGAGATAAAATTGATGGATGGTAAAAAACTAACCAAGCGTGTTGTTGAAAGTATTAAGCCACACAAAAGCGATGAAGTGCTTGTATGGGATTCTGAAATTAAAGGCCTGGGCCTAAGAGTATATCCTACAGGTCGCAAAACATATTTCGTCCAATATCGGAATGAATTTCTTCGCACACGTCGCAAAAAGATCGGCATTCATGGAACTGTTACAGCTGAGCAAGCTCGGGAAATAGCCAAAGGTCTCTTAGGAGATGTAGCCCAGGGGGAAGATCCCTCACAAGATATTCAATCAAGAAGAATTAAACCATCTCTCGCTAATCTGGCCAAAGAGTATCTTGAGATCTATGCCAAAACCAACAAAAGACCGAAAAGTTTTCGAGAAGATCAGAAGATGTTAGAAAGAATTATTCTTAAACGTTGGGCAGATAAAAAGGTTGAAGAACTTACGGCTCAAGATATCCAATATTTACATCATGAGCTTAAAGATACCCCCTACATGGCCAACCGTGTTCGGGCGCTATTGAGTAAGATGTTGAATATAGCTATTCAGTGGAAATGGCGCACGGATAATCCCGTCAACGGCGTTCAAAAATATCAGGAACAGAAACGCAATCGCTGGCTTGATGAAGAAGAGTTAGAAAAACTATGGGTCGCTCTTGAATCACACCCCAACCAAAGTATTGCTAAGGCCATTTGGTTGCTTGTGCTTACAGGCTCCAGGCGCGGAGAAGTCTTGAGTGCTACATGGGATCAGTTTGATTTGGATAAAGGCATTTGGACGAAACCAGCACATACAACGAAACAAAATCGTATGGAGCATCTGCCCCTCTCCACTCAAGTTATTACTCTGTTAAAAAGCATGAAAGAAAAGAGCAAAGACAAATACCTATTTCCCAGCAAAATACCTGGACAACCTCTCCAAGACATTAAGAAATCTTGGAGCACCATTCAAAAAAGAGCTGGGCTCGCAAATGTGCGTCTCCATGATTTGCGGCACACTCATGCTTCTCATCTGGTATCCAGCGGATTGAGTTTGAGTATCGTTGGAAAATTATTAGGCCACACTCAAGCTTCAACGACGCAAAGATACGCCCATCTAGCGGATGCGCCCTTAAGGCAGGCTGCTGAATTTTTTGGAAATAAGGCTCAAGAAATTCGAAATAGGAGTCAAAAAACTACAGAATCTTCTACTCTTCCACTGTAAGCCATTTCTTCTCTTAAATTATCAAGAATATGCTGGCACTGAGTATAGTAATATACACTCTGCTCCTTGCCAATCTTGGATACATAGTTTTGTTTTGCTAAATTAGCTTCTTCAAAATCAAACTTGAGTTTAAGCGATCGATAAAAATCTTCATCCATATATACTTCTGATTTTGGATGCGTATTATTTCTTATACAGCATCTAGCTGTTCTATGTATTTCCTCTAAATTAGCAAATGGAGTTCCTAAGCTATTAAGGCAAATATGATTTTGAGTGGCGGAAATATGCAGCATAGAATCATCGTAATATTCGTTTGACCCCTGAGAAAAGATACCATACACGTTTAAGTCTAAATGTTTTTTATAGATGGCTTGCACTTCCTGAAAAATATATAGGAGGGTTTCAGGGCTATAATTATAGGGAATGTTATCTTCGAACGTTCCCACTGTCCAATTGCTCTTTAAGATCAATGAGTCAGCAAAAGAAATAAATGAAATGTTATGATACTTTATTGCGAGGGCATCAATTGCGTTT contains:
- a CDS encoding DUF4102 domain-containing protein, with the protein product MDGKKLTKRVVESIKPHKSDEVLVWDSEIKGLGLRVYPTGRKTYFVQYRNEFLRTRRKKIGIHGTVTAEQAREIAKGLLGDVAQGEDPSQDIQSRRIKPSLANLAKEYLEIYAKTNKRPKSFREDQKMLERIILKRWADKKVEELTAQDIQYLHHELKDTPYMANRVRALLSKMLNIAIQWKWRTDNPVNGVQKYQEQKRNRWLDEEELEKLWVALESHPNQSIAKAIWLLVLTGSRRGEVLSATWDQFDLDKGIWTKPAHTTKQNRMEHLPLSTQVITLLKSMKEKSKDKYLFPSKIPGQPLQDIKKSWSTIQKRAGLANVRLHDLRHTHASHLVSSGLSLSIVGKLLGHTQASTTQRYAHLADAPLRQAAEFFGNKAQEIRNRSQKTTESSTLPL